A genomic segment from uncultured Marinifilum sp. encodes:
- the gldJ gene encoding gliding motility lipoprotein GldJ, whose protein sequence is MKLKSSIVIAVFAAGLIIFPSCSKIKSLVGKEEKSSTTGWAYNDPENGGFEYHSGYEQETGPGLKFVQGGTFTMGRTQQDVMYDWNNVPRRVTVPSFYIDETEVRNVDYLEYLHWIKRVFVSYPEVYRNALPDTLVWRNELAYNEPYVNNYLRHPAYAEYPVVGVSWEQAVDYCEWRTDRVNERILINKGILNDDTEQRDDNNFNTEAYLAGQYDGSVNKNLPDLDPDNEERSVRWTDGILLPKYRLPSEAEWEYAATALIGNSEEERITDKKIFPWNGHWVRNENKRVRGQMMANFARGRGDYMGTAGALNDAGDITVPVNSFWPNDFGLYCMAGNVSEWVADVYRPMSPEDIAEFNPYRGNVFKTPVRDEEGNIAEKDSLGRIRYRNQKDEELVGRENYKTADNRNYKDGDVSSSIVDDYEWNNPEHQQNGSSRMYVQGRGQDESDFSSMITDNSRVYKGGSWKDRAFWMAPSARRYMDQKEARDDIGFRCAMTRVGRPTQK, encoded by the coding sequence ATGAAACTAAAATCTAGCATAGTTATTGCTGTTTTTGCCGCAGGTTTAATAATCTTCCCATCTTGTTCGAAGATTAAATCGCTTGTAGGTAAAGAAGAGAAATCAAGTACTACCGGATGGGCGTATAATGATCCGGAAAACGGAGGCTTTGAATATCATAGCGGTTATGAACAAGAAACTGGGCCTGGTCTTAAATTTGTTCAAGGTGGTACTTTTACAATGGGAAGAACTCAGCAAGATGTAATGTACGACTGGAATAATGTACCAAGAAGGGTTACTGTTCCTTCTTTTTATATCGATGAAACAGAAGTTCGAAATGTTGATTATCTAGAATATTTGCACTGGATTAAACGTGTATTTGTTTCTTATCCTGAGGTTTATCGAAATGCATTGCCAGATACATTAGTATGGCGTAACGAGTTAGCATACAATGAACCTTATGTAAATAATTATTTAAGACACCCAGCTTATGCCGAATATCCTGTGGTTGGAGTTTCTTGGGAGCAAGCTGTTGATTACTGCGAATGGCGTACCGATCGTGTTAATGAGCGCATTCTTATTAACAAGGGAATTTTAAATGATGATACCGAGCAAAGAGATGATAATAATTTTAATACAGAAGCTTATTTAGCTGGTCAGTATGATGGTTCTGTTAATAAGAATTTACCAGATTTAGATCCGGATAACGAAGAAAGATCGGTTCGCTGGACCGACGGAATTTTACTACCTAAGTATCGTTTACCTTCCGAAGCAGAATGGGAATATGCAGCTACTGCTCTAATTGGAAACTCTGAAGAGGAGAGAATTACTGATAAAAAGATTTTTCCATGGAATGGTCACTGGGTGAGAAACGAGAATAAAAGAGTACGTGGACAAATGATGGCTAACTTTGCTCGTGGGCGAGGTGATTATATGGGAACTGCAGGTGCATTAAACGATGCTGGAGATATTACTGTTCCGGTAAACTCATTTTGGCCAAACGATTTTGGCTTGTACTGTATGGCTGGTAATGTTAGCGAATGGGTTGCTGATGTTTATCGTCCAATGTCTCCTGAAGATATTGCAGAATTTAATCCTTACAGAGGTAATGTTTTTAAAACTCCTGTTCGCGATGAGGAGGGTAATATTGCCGAAAAGGATAGTTTAGGTCGTATTCGTTACAGAAATCAAAAAGATGAAGAATTGGTTGGCAGAGAAAATTATAAAACTGCAGATAACCGTAATTATAAGGATGGCGATGTTTCTTCAAGTATTGTTGATGATTATGAGTGGAATAATCCTGAGCATCAGCAAAATGGTTCTAGTCGTATGTATGTACAAGGCAGAGGTCAGGATGAGAGTGATTTTAGTTCTATGATTACTGATAACTCAAGAGTATATAAAGGAGGTTCGTGGAAAGACAGGGCTTTCTGGATGGCTCCAAGTGCGAGAAGATACATGGATCAGAAAGAAGCCAGAGATGATATTGGTTTCCGTTGTGCCATGACACGCGTAGGTAGACCAACGCAAAAATAA
- the sugE gene encoding quaternary ammonium compound efflux SMR transporter SugE, whose product MAIAWIYLIIAGLFEAVWAIGLKYAHGFTKLWPSVITVVAMAISVYFLALAVKHLPVGTAYAVWTGIGALTTAVLGIILFGEPVHFSRIFFMLLLLIAIVGLKFTANA is encoded by the coding sequence ATGGCAATAGCGTGGATTTATTTAATTATAGCTGGTCTTTTTGAAGCTGTTTGGGCAATTGGTTTAAAATATGCTCATGGATTTACAAAGCTATGGCCCAGTGTAATAACAGTTGTTGCTATGGCTATTAGTGTTTATTTTTTAGCACTGGCAGTAAAACATCTTCCTGTGGGTACGGCTTATGCTGTTTGGACTGGTATAGGTGCATTAACAACTGCAGTTTTGGGAATTATTTTATTTGGCGAACCGGTTCATTTTTCTAGAATATTCTTTATGTTATTGCTTTTAATTGCAATTGTAGGATTAAAATTTACAGCAAATGCATAG
- a CDS encoding glycosyltransferase family 2 protein, which translates to MNRIGIVILNWNGKNLLEKFLPSVISYSKRDWAEVIVADNASSDDSIDFLEKNYPKISLIKLDRNYGFAEGYNRALAQLSHSYFVLLNSDVEVSENWLDSIYQQFESNSDIAAAQPKIKAYHKKTDFEYAGAAGGFIDYLAYPFCRGRIFDNIEEDQSQFDKNIDIFWASGAALFIRSKIYNDIGGLDSDFFAHMEEIDLCWRIKNQGHRIICDTNSTVYHVGGATLPSNSSRKLFLNFRNNLLMLYKNLPANNFISTLLVRMILDGVAALKFLLSGEFANFFAVFKAHLSFYLLLSKFRQKRKILVAKTTCKNHKEIYKKSIIIDYYLRKKKSFSSLNF; encoded by the coding sequence ATGAATCGTATCGGTATTGTAATATTAAACTGGAATGGTAAAAATTTATTGGAAAAATTTCTTCCCTCAGTAATATCTTACTCAAAGCGCGATTGGGCCGAAGTTATTGTTGCCGATAATGCTTCCAGCGACGATTCTATTGACTTTTTAGAAAAAAACTATCCTAAGATAAGTTTAATTAAGCTTGATAGAAATTACGGATTTGCAGAAGGCTACAATCGAGCATTGGCGCAGCTTTCTCACTCCTATTTTGTATTACTTAATTCCGATGTTGAGGTAAGTGAAAACTGGCTAGACTCTATTTATCAACAATTCGAATCGAATTCGGATATTGCTGCAGCTCAGCCAAAAATAAAAGCTTACCACAAAAAAACAGATTTTGAATATGCTGGAGCTGCAGGTGGTTTTATCGATTATCTGGCTTATCCTTTTTGCAGGGGCCGAATTTTTGATAATATCGAAGAAGATCAATCTCAATTCGATAAAAATATTGATATTTTCTGGGCCAGTGGAGCTGCTCTTTTTATCAGATCTAAAATTTATAATGATATAGGCGGTTTAGATTCCGATTTCTTTGCTCACATGGAAGAAATAGATCTTTGTTGGAGAATTAAGAATCAGGGACATCGCATTATTTGCGATACAAATTCTACTGTTTACCATGTTGGAGGAGCAACTTTACCCAGTAATAGTTCCAGAAAGTTATTTCTAAACTTTAGAAACAACTTACTAATGCTGTATAAAAACTTACCTGCTAACAATTTTATTTCCACCTTGCTAGTAAGAATGATTTTAGATGGTGTTGCAGCATTAAAATTCCTGCTAAGTGGGGAATTTGCAAATTTCTTTGCTGTTTTTAAAGCTCACTTATCATTCTACTTATTACTAAGTAAATTCCGACAAAAAAGAAAAATACTTGTAGCCAAAACAACTTGCAAAAATCACAAAGAAATCTATAAAAAAAGCATAATTATTGATTACTACTTAAGAAAGAAAAAAAGTTTTTCTTCCTTAAATTTTTAA
- the murF gene encoding UDP-N-acetylmuramoyl-tripeptide--D-alanyl-D-alanine ligase: MSLSTIYNLFEKYPTVVTDTRNIVPDSIFFALKGANFNGNEFAELALQKGCVYAIVDEKEYAKNDFYILVDDVLSCLQDLAREHRRRLALPILAITGTNGKTTTKELVNEVIKKKFRTYATHGNLNNHIGVPLTLLSMTRETQFGIVEMGANHPKEISFLCDIAEPNYGIITNVGKAHLEGFGSFEGVKNTKKELYDYLQAKGKVFVNSDNNHLMAMLNDQDVFTYGNSDSADSKARFLQADPYLVLELRSAKIGKLYIKTKLIGAYNFENALAAVSIGRFFDINETYIKDALESYEPENNRSQLKKTKNNILFLDAYNANPSSMNVAINNFANLKSKNKLVILGDMLELGDDSDKEHRLLLELLEEKALDKVCLVGENFAKVNTNSKFENFSETKALLEKLELEEIKNYYILIKGSRGIKLEQIVEKL; encoded by the coding sequence ATGTCTTTATCCACTATTTATAATCTTTTCGAGAAGTATCCTACTGTTGTAACCGATACAAGGAATATTGTTCCGGATTCTATCTTTTTTGCATTAAAAGGTGCAAATTTTAATGGAAATGAATTTGCCGAACTGGCATTACAGAAAGGCTGTGTTTATGCTATTGTTGATGAAAAAGAGTATGCGAAGAATGATTTTTATATTCTTGTTGATGATGTTTTAAGTTGTTTACAAGACTTAGCAAGAGAACATCGAAGAAGATTAGCTTTGCCTATTTTAGCCATAACCGGAACAAATGGAAAAACGACTACAAAAGAACTAGTGAATGAGGTAATAAAGAAGAAATTCAGGACTTATGCAACTCATGGAAATTTAAACAACCATATAGGTGTTCCACTTACTTTATTATCGATGACAAGGGAAACCCAATTTGGAATTGTGGAAATGGGCGCTAATCATCCAAAAGAGATTTCTTTTTTATGCGATATTGCCGAACCAAATTATGGAATTATTACCAATGTGGGAAAAGCGCATTTGGAGGGATTTGGTTCGTTTGAAGGTGTAAAAAACACAAAGAAAGAGCTATATGATTATTTACAAGCCAAGGGTAAAGTTTTTGTAAATAGTGATAACAATCATTTAATGGCAATGTTAAACGATCAGGATGTTTTTACTTACGGTAACTCGGATAGTGCAGATAGTAAAGCCAGATTTTTACAAGCAGATCCATACTTGGTGTTAGAACTTAGGTCGGCGAAAATTGGAAAGCTATATATTAAAACAAAATTAATTGGAGCTTATAATTTCGAAAACGCTTTAGCTGCTGTAAGCATTGGCCGTTTTTTTGATATCAATGAGACCTATATTAAGGATGCCTTGGAATCTTATGAGCCTGAAAATAACAGATCTCAGCTTAAAAAGACCAAGAATAATATTCTGTTTTTGGATGCTTATAATGCAAATCCAAGTAGCATGAATGTTGCTATCAATAATTTTGCAAATCTTAAATCGAAAAATAAATTAGTGATTTTAGGTGATATGCTCGAGCTTGGCGATGATTCGGATAAAGAACATCGCTTATTATTAGAATTACTTGAGGAAAAAGCTCTGGATAAAGTCTGTTTGGTTGGGGAAAATTTTGCTAAAGTAAATACCAACAGTAAGTTTGAAAATTTTTCCGAAACTAAAGCTCTGCTTGAAAAATTAGAATTAGAAGAAATAAAAAATTATTATATACTAATTAAAGGCTCGAGAGGAATTAAGCTTGAGCAAATAGTGGAGAAATTATAA